A single region of the Glycine max cultivar Williams 82 chromosome 20, Glycine_max_v4.0, whole genome shotgun sequence genome encodes:
- the LOC100812009 gene encoding BTB/POZ domain-containing protein At2g04740, whose translation MMTLVDELETLVDELDALDLGSSVVPVKKVPYGDVFEASRAGDVERLRYLLEAGVNVNARDQWDSVALYYACLAGHLDAARTLLENGAICSENTFDGDRCHYAALNLSVRRLLKAFEARPPPLDPLQASLRDTFLGCIPSTQGSICSSSHFPPDVAFIVQGKPIRAHRVILSSRSPFFKKKFTTDWKERSEVRFSRERLSYPALYSLIHFFYSDRLEVAVDDMQDLIRICKVCRCESLHKVLEKELIHQKYADYKALGDVDNSQKRYILQGLSLPQEDRLPAALHRILLTALSNSTRQSGQEDEIDKLVTRMGAMQMAKSLDDLADVCVRVDRKIFRCHQVILASRSEYFKARLSHMKDFHEDIDELSVDILPCLEEHDLSMEAFEKMIEYMYTDRLQDINPDQAEEMLDVASRYLLFPLKRAVADVLLPHLEMVSPEELCHWLILADMYGVCKIREYCLDTIACNFETFADTKEFRAMLLTLPPPSGDSSLRTTVPRIPGSALNADQGNLLDDLREKWLEIEAAELDKRDESALQFDKRLEMLMLVAEQEKSSDNADLDGINDTLAILPNHHSDLR comes from the exons ATGATGACATTGGTTGACGAGCTGGAGACATTGGTTGACGAGCTGGATGCATTGGACTTGGGGTCGTCGGTGGTGCCGGTGAAGAAGGTCCCATACGGCGACGTGTTCGAGGCGTCCCGCGCGGGCGACGTCGAGCGGCTCCGGTACCTTCTGGAGGCAGGCGTGAACGTGAACGCTCGTGACCAGTGGGACTCCGTTGCCCTCTACTACGCCTGCCTCGCCGGCCACCTCGACGCCGCCCGCACGCTCCTTGAGAACGGCGCCATCTGCTCCGAAAACACCTTCGACGGCGACCGCTGCCACTACGCCGCCCTCAATTTGAGTGTCCGCAGACTCCTCAAGGCCTTCGAGGCCCGCCCCCCTCCCTTGGACCCCTTGCAGGCCTCTTTGCGCGACACCTTCCTCGGCT GTATTCCATCCACTCAGGGGTCCATTTGCAGCAGCAGCCACTTCCCTCCAGATGTAGCTTTTATTGTACAAGGAAAACCTATTCGAGCTCACAGAGTCATATTAAGTTCGAGGTCaccatttttcaagaaaaaatttacaactGATTGGAAGGAGCGCAGTGAAGTTAGATTCTCAAGGGAAAGGTTGTCATATCCTGCACTTTATAGCCTTATACACTTCTTTTATTCAGACAGATTAGAGGTTGCTGTTGATGACATGCAGGACCTTATAAGAATCTGCAAAGTATGCAGATGTGAATCACTGCATAAAGTTCTTGAGAAAGAACTGATTCATCAAAAGTATGCAGATTATAAGGCACTGGGTGATGTAGATAACTCTCAGAAACGGTATATCTTACAAGGTCTATCCCTTCCCCAAGAAGATAGGCTTCCTGCAGCCTTGCATCGAATCCTTCTGACCGCCCTTTCAAATTCAACCCGCCAAAGTGGTCAAGAAGATGAAATTGATAAGTTGGTAACTAGGATGGGTGCCATGCAGATGGCGAAATCTCTGGATGATCTCGCTGATGTTTGTGTAAGAGTTGATAGAAAAATTTTCCGCTGTCACCAAGTTATTCTGGCATCTAGGTCAGAATATTTCAAAGCAAGATTATCACATATGAAGGACTTCCATGAAGACATAGATGAGTTATCTGTTGACATCCTTCCTTGCCTTGAAGAACATGACTTGAGCATGGAAGCTTTTGAGAAAATGATTGAGTATAT GTACACTGATCGTTTGCAGGATATAAATCCAGATCAG GCTGAGGAAATGTTGGATGTTGCTTCTAGATACTTATTGTTTCCTCTCAAGCGGGCGGTGGCTGATGTCTTGTTGCCACACTTGGAAATGGTGTCACCTGAAGAACTTTGCCATTGGTTAATACTAGCAGACAT GTATGGTGTTTGCAAGATTCGGGAATATTGTCTAGACACAATTGCTTGTAATTTCGAAACATTTGCTGATACTAAAGAATTTCGGGCAATGTTGTTGACTTTGCCTCCACCATCTGGAGACTCGTCTCTTCGTACCACTGTCCCGAGGATTCCTGGATCTGCTCTTAATGCCGATCAAGGAAATCTTCTTGATGATTTACGTGAGAAATGGCTTGAAATTGAAGCTGCTGAGCTTGACAAGAGAGATGAGAGTGCTTTGCAATTTGACAAGCGTCTAGAGATGCTTATGCTTGTTGCAGAGCAAGAAAAATCATCAGACAATGCTGATTTAGATGGTATTAATGACACGCTTGCCATTCTTCCCAATCACCACTCTGATTTAaggtga